The genomic stretch taacaaacctcataatatacagaacataacagggtatgtgaccagcaccacacagttcagtgtcagatttttttgttttgtgttagcttgttttcagcatccatgatgtggaggcgtattacagcacaataggaaagagctggctgctgtgtaacaaatttgccaCTGTTAAGGTAGGtgtgggggcaagacctcagcagggaaggagatgatgtgtttgataactgaaaggagctgcctcagctgtgtttctctgcctgctcagtgcccattcaacatcacttggtccctgaagaggaactcaaggtctgcccccctgctgcctgtgagccaggagtaGGCACAGAAAGGCATGGCCACAGcgctggtttccaattcctcagtaatgctggatttccactaACGTACGtggatacacaaatacagtgtggtaagttacaatacatactaatcatttcttacatagggcagcagttgattgactacaactaattctatttaaaagagaaagaaacctggctcttgtggaaatatacaaagaaatatctacgatgctggggaatgaattctgccatggactgaactcagaatgggggggggtggttggaagaaagatgcatggttaaatagcccaccaggttcacattgtgtcagcttgatttaatctaaggacaaaaagtggagtatctctgatggctttctttttAACCCTTGAAAGGTTCCCTGGGgactggcctcagtacttcatacttcttgctggggcaacaatgctcaaggaagcttgagattgtcataggcacagtattatgctagatatacagagtagataatactaagatgttcagatggtggtatccatttgtatgcactcttaatgtggacctaaggaaagagagatcaaggtccttacaatagaaagatcagttccatttttttctaccattccaaactgaacgactggtagggagagaatggtagataattgagaattcatagatgatgctttgaatgaagagtGGGTTTCTgcgctggttttagacagggtctcaagtatcgcATGTTGCCCTCTACTTGGTTGGCCAGGTTctctttgagctcagataaacttccttccactttccaatacataggcttacaagagtagcctccaaggactgtgaggacagcattagcctgtgacagttgaggtgtgcaacccacaactatagttttagccacgattttccatgtctaccagctatttcagattgttgctgttatatgcctgacaatcaaggacgcagaaaaataacctgatagagaacAAGggcatggtgatcacatccttgcctcttctgtatgttcgggatgaggtttgttaaaattccaatattgcaaaaagctttatatagggcccatcacattaagggtctctgttcactgttctatctaaaatggcccaatcagaactgaccaccagataacacttcctgcaatcttcatatgagagagaagcttgagctttttgttttgattttttcttttctctttcttattttttgctatataagttgagagaaagagagttggggccatgaatttgctcccaaaatttgaactacggatgtgatcaatcagtgtttagtgtgtgcattctataaagtattcattctttactatgatagatgcttctgtgtttggtggggtggccatttcccagtgtacaggtactgggaccttgctctatccacttaatgatgtttatagcctcattttagttgtttatgtgcaccccctatgtctcttgactattttatttttctgatagaagctcatggtacatcttactcaggcctgtgagcagtgctcctttggtgaccttggtgcagagaggagaaccccacaagcagcatgaggttccgttcactggtggctccaatcttgcactttcctctgccaactggtctccacagttttcctagcaccataaagacttcaactctttctcctaggAATTTATTGGCAATTGTCAATTgttaagcacatgacttcatgagtgttcccctaatacacacccatgttgtaacctaccatggagactatttcttgatgtgatataaaccacctgtacataatgagtcaagagaacttttgactgcatattcaagctggtgtgaaatctcaggaagttttaatggctaacattggtgaatgaggacaatttgagttatgatgagacattttggggcaagatatggaaggaaacattcatttagatgcataggaattactaaggttgttttataatcaagccttgaggaaaatttggctttggaagcaggagattcCCAGTGGCTCTGCCCTGGGAAAGCCTCCTGGAAAGGGcccctcagcttatgctcagtacagggagattaTTATCAGGAAACAAaatctgctccccatgacatcagctgtcttttcttggacattctattatctcctagagagttcttggcatcctctgtgatgtcaccagtgttgtagtgatgaccagtgccctagtttctctcatactgagtctggcggttacaacctaagacatgttttcccatcttaggaagcgttttgggagggggatcgtcgattctggagagactagagtgaaggagtctggcctttcgtctcaaagtaatggtGGACAAAGAcaggacttctggggaatgtcAAGTAAGCcatgggcagtatattttgagcttcctgtcaggggggtGGAGGCTTAACCttacctttctagcaatgggccacaacaactggagcatctgaaaaggaattgaatttccatgaatagtACAAttcttaaagtcaaggatttcagacctttagtttccccatccccactgggaggatatggtaatgccaatgctattatactgtgaacttctggcctttacttttcagttcatttgttatgttacattgatataataacaccatcaggagtcatggagggtccaccttttctgagtttagacagggcagcaatgtatttcactatcattgcttctttaaatacagtggatatctgacagtaggaacagggagagaattgtgctccaggcaataaccttatgttcttacacctcctctgatttcttctaactggcagggtcatcgttagctttatatatttgaggttgtgtgttacatttttctaaaataccaaaactatttggaacgggtagaccaagattcagcctgtaacctactcTCATTTCTGGAGCGTTTGGTGTATCAAATAGGGGCCCTGATatgtctgttgaccatgtcctccctggaaatgcttTTTAAATCCGAAGTTGTTCACggagagtatcagggtaggacatctgagagtctccaatcattcaagttttgtggatggtgaatttatcatctgagttctgaaaccacaggggtgagggtcctgaaaccaagttgtaccctgttcagctgataataatcctggagaagccatctccgtggtacatgtaagcacgtgatgtccggcatagggcatacctggctgcttacatctcttggtctctatagagtagtgggagaactgagatccactgaggaggcctcttaagcatagaccaatcgcctagcagtgacactgggttccaggcttgttctcctgtttaggcctcactgtggtctatgtacactctatgcattctccccatgcaggttcacttgtgttcttctacctacagacgctgggagagaaacatcatcccctggcactgacctaagggagaagcaggccaagaaggaaaaggagaggctgattgaagagctgcagctcattaccgaaaagagaaatgacctgagagatcgcctgaggttcctgacagagagatccatgaagaacaggtatgaatcgctccaaatgctcttgtttcattcctgggtctgcaaggtcaccttcatcttctcctattaaggttttgggttcaagaaagctgtgcctccctatccaccctgtgctaaacctcacctcccataaagaggagattcagaacctgaccctgaggagcgagatggaaaatggactcatctgcttccatttattgaaaagcagaacttgtggtctgaatgaagaattcagggataaagtcagggagagtgagtgtctagtgtgcatttgcaaagcccttgagctggtggctttgcaagattgtaattgcagtgagtttatggtgagtctctgtacttgctaggcaggggactgagtgctggaagatccaggcagcagcctgaggggcctggtcccacactgttcatctcaatgcttgacgagaaagtctcaggctcaggcctgtttgttcttgtctgtgtgtcttgccctctgagacagcaatggtgcatgcatttctcctggttctcacactgctctctgtttccatatttctctttctctttctatgactgtttacatttctcttttttgtggggatgtctcagtctgtgagtctgtgtgtgcatatatccaaatgcgtatggacaacttttatatgtttatatttccctccacactggaatctaggggtctatgtgttggcctgagtatttacctctAACTCTTTCATAGTGATGtaaatgctttgttctgggagccccactgtcaacagcacagttctttgcctatgtggacacgtttgtctgtatatttgtattatttgtgcagattataattttgtggtGATATATGTTCTAttatcaaaacaggaaaaaagaaatcacaggttttGGGTGTGTTGGGGtcggggagcatggagaggtgtggcctaggctcttgatagcttaactggattgactgcagatttcctcttgattgaacaaagggagccagggaagcctccatctggatgccgagattctggtgtcctggacgcagaaaaacacgtttctgaagctgaagaagatcccaatatgtagaattcagaaggtgtccttccaggactggggtagtacaggacccaccctgagttcatatattcctaaatgctggtGTTCatagtattctatcatttggggccaggccacacttcaggccaaatccatattatgaagacctggagagaatggaggaggcggtcatgtcaattctgcacaacttagagatggagaacactgtgatccatgagaacaaccagaagctgaagaaggagattaccttctctaggtaagtcctggtcagaaagcctatcacctgtggaatggccatttctgactttctttgttctggattggacacTCTTCAACTctgattctatctcttgtgctgttcacacatcagtgtgccagggtaattaggactcagttttcagttccataaaagactgttcctcatcccaggattgtctaggcatcttcagaaggctctagatagaacagcactgattgaagtcagcagaaggttattaggctgacctggacctatggtgtcataccaggttttacaaaattcagtgtgtggaccacatggttagaatgaccttctcttggttctactgacctcctttgagggtgttggcccactactaattgatgttgcccccatgcattgggctttcacggatagttgtagatccatgttctttctcagagatgtggacactaattggtgctcaggccaaacaaacaatttattcttccccaaattaactctttgtgatttgtgcagcagccttatatgtatcaagatgcattttattaagtcttcatgggtatctgggacctggtagtgttagtgggacttgggagtgggaatgggagaaagggccagcatgatcttactatgcagactgtatttccagaaacctgctcagccagctcctgatggagaacacatgcaggaagaagttggtcccactgaagcagggagcaaggagggacatcttgagtgtgcactgaaccagaaatatttggttgacttcaacaagaaagataaagaccagcaacgtccagacccagcatcatcagatagggatgagcagctgtgttagcttaacaatatctgataaaatttgccaatttgatacatctttgctctctcctaccacctttctaatttacactcacaaccagccaaccacctcatgtaatggaattgttcattgctctgcctatgcacaagtattctgggaagttaaacacttttcagaaactgaattattttgcaagtatatattgctgatctttttgaagctgcagtctagaaatggtgacagatgaataacatacctcattattgcatatccatgtgatagattagatcctatgtagagttttgaacaagttcttggttctttgacaaatgacactctgtggtcatgtgacttcttgtgtaggaagcacctttccgggataagaacaagtgcaaatgtcaaattagtacttgtcattggctttatcctTTTTGACATATGGACGtctactttcttcctgcaacccgatgaggtctcttgccgttgccctgttcttggtttgcactggtataagtctgggtcccagat from Rattus norvegicus strain BN/NHsdMcwi chromosome 19, GRCr8, whole genome shotgun sequence encodes the following:
- the LOC134478890 gene encoding uncharacterized protein LOC134478890 isoform X1, with translation MVAHLPRCCQLGISFKNWSLLQEIVCFLSASQLLPPIFSCYAFTALHPVPIQHHLVPEEELKVCPPAACEPGVGTERHGHSAGFQFLSNAGFPLTYVDTQIQCDAGRETSSPGTDLREKQAKKEKERLIEELQLITEKRNDLRDRLRFLTERSMKNRPHFRPNPYYEDLERMEEAVMSILHNLEMENTVIHENNQKLKKEITFSRSQKVQDSWNWTHTSKRAS
- the LOC134478890 gene encoding uncharacterized protein LOC134478890 isoform X3 — translated: MSNAGRETSSPGTDLREKQAKKEKERLIEELQLITEKRNDLRDRLRFLTERSMKNRPHFRPNPYYEDLERMEEAVMSILHNLEMENTVIHENNQKLKKEITFSRSQKVQDSWNWTHTSKRAS
- the LOC134478890 gene encoding uncharacterized protein LOC134478890 isoform X2 yields the protein MFSHLRKRFGRGIVDSGETRVKESGLSSQSNGGQRQDFWGMSNAGRETSSPGTDLREKQAKKEKERLIEELQLITEKRNDLRDRLRFLTERSMKNRPHFRPNPYYEDLERMEEAVMSILHNLEMENTVIHENNQKLKKEITFSRSQKVQDSWNWTHTSKRAS